The Camelus bactrianus isolate YW-2024 breed Bactrian camel chromosome 13, ASM4877302v1, whole genome shotgun sequence nucleotide sequence CCCTGCCAAACCCCCATCTGGAGTCGGGGGCCCTAGCCAGACAGAGACTGCCCATGTGCCCACATGCCCATCCAGGGCAGCTGGGGTAAGCAGAGCTGGGCCAGGCCTTTTCCTGCACCACCCTCCCCTTACTCCCCTCCATAGGAAACCAAGGGggggttccttccttccttctttccttccttcctttgcctAAATTTAGACTTTGCAGATTGAGCTTTGGAGCAGTGTAGCTGGAGGTGGGCTGGCCCCGCCCCCAACAGACCCACTTTTGTGTTCAGGAACCACACACAGCCTGGGTCACAAAAGGAGCAGAGACCCATGCTGGAGGAGCCCCTCCCAAGCAGGTGTCCACACAGCAAGAGGAGGTAGCACTGCCCCAAGATCTGGTTCTCGGCAACGTCTTCAGGGTGGGCCCCCAGGCACCCCCAtccctccctgcaccccaccaCCTCACAGCTACCGCAGTAGCCAAGTGGTCCCCATCCTTCTGGCCACTTTCGAGTCTATACAAATTTTGCCCAGTACCTTCTCCGttgagatgtcccagaggcagtACCAGAAGGTGCTCTCAGTCCCAGCCCACCATGGCCACACTCTGGCTCCACCAGCCACCGCTCCGggcctcacctccattttcagccTCCCTCCTGCACCTCCCACCTGATCAGCCTCTGTTCTGAGCACAGGTATCACCTGTGCTCCTATGTGTCAGGCTTGCATTCAGCAACACTCCAGACAGCCAGGGACTTTGTTTTGCTCACTCCCGGGTCCTCAGCACCCAGAACAGGCCTGGCACGTGGCTCGCATGTCAGAACTGTTGCTTTATCGATCTAAACTTCTTAGATCGCCCTTCACCAGCTTTTATTGTGAGCTCTAGAAGCAAAGCAAGGGGAAATTACCAAAAAGATGGATGTGATCATAGCCTCCTTATGCCCTGAGGAGTCAAGCAAGAACCGCGATGTTTCCACCAGTGTTAGCCACTGCCTGGTCCCCAGTGTCCTCAGGGAGAGAGCGTCAGAGAGAGGCCACCCCGGATCTGTGGCGCTCTCTCAAGTGGAAAGgaagtgaggaaatggaggctgggaggctgagcTGTGCAGGCTCCAAAGCCACGTTCGCCTGCACGTcttgtctccccacccccacaccccgtGTCCAGCCCACTGTTGAGCTGCCCAGCCTGCCGGCCAGCTGGCCCAACAAATTCTGAGCGCTTCTCACAGCTCCTGCAACCACCCCATCTGAGCCCCCTTTTCTCCCTGCTCCCAGTCTACCCCTGCCACAGCCCAGGGGCCACATGGAAGCCAGAGTGAGCCTTTTCAAACCCAATGTTGTCCCTCTCCTGCTCACACCTGTCTGATGGCTTCTGTACGTGTAGTGTAGGACAACATCCAGACGGGCCTGCATTTGGCTTAGAAAACCCTGCACCACAGGGCTCTCCACGAGGCCCCTCCCTGCTCTCACTCACTGGTGGTGAGTGGCCCCCACCACAAGGCCTCCTTGCTGACCCCAAAACGGCCAAGCAGCTTCCACCTCAAGGCCTTTGCATTGGCTATTCTTTCTGGAAGGGCTTCCCCCTTAGATATTTGCCTGGCTCCCTCCCTCGCTTCCCTTAGCTCAAAATGTCATCTCCTCAGAgaggcccccccaccccgtgcttTATTTCCCTTCCTTGTGCTTCTTACAGCCGGGTATTACATCCTACGTGTGAGAACTGATTATACCTGCCTCCCGTCCTGGAATGGTCAGCTCCGAGCGGGTGAGAGTCCATGCGGGGGTGGGGAATTTGGGGAGTCTGGTTGTCACAATGACGGGGTCAGGGAGAGTGCTGCTGGCgttgggggtggggccagggacTCCAGACAACCCCACAAAGAAGGCAGACTCCATATCCTGCACGACGGGAATGGAAAACCCTGATTATAATTACCAGAGCCAAGAATCTAACTCTATTTCACACATAAACACTGAGGACTTGTGTATATACAATATACACCAAATTTTCTGAGAATGCAAGTACTGTGTAAAGTGAAGGAAATTTGTACTCTTTTCTTGTTCAGAATTTTACCAAGAATTTGTCACCATTTCAGACACTTAACACAATATCCCAGCATCAGGCTGCACTCGCAGCTGTCAACTTCCCAGCAATTAATCACTTCATAAATACATAAcatttccctttatttattttatattgcaggacaagaatgtatatatatttttaaattatattatctATATTAAttcaattatataattatttatcaTATAATATATGTTAAATTGGGGGAGGTAGAGTAATTAGATTGGTTGGTTGATTTTAATTGAGgtaccaggaattgaacccaggacttcatgcatgctaagcacacattttaccactgagctataccctccccccatgtatattaattttcttaaaagtagAGGTGGGTATATTAGCCATACATTTCATTTCTGGAGCATAAAAGAAGCAACACAAAATATGAAAAGGCAGCTCTGGGTCTGCTGAGGTGGAGAACTGTGGTCTATAACTACCCAGTGGACAACCAGCAGGGAACCTGGCCCTGAAGTCCAAATCCAGGCCCCATCACTTACAGCCACACATATgctacttgacctctctgggcctcactttcctcctctgtaaaatgggagttaCGCTACCAACTACACAAGGTCACAAGGAGGATTTGAAGGGCTGAGGCAAGCACAGCGTCCAGCAGACGGCCAGGCAGCCAGAAGACACACAGTATCCACAGCCACTGTTACTCATTTTGCAAGCTTTCACAGTGCCCTCTTCCCAGCAGCTGTCTTGGGTGCAGAGGGGGCATTAAGAGGATTGGGCAGGTCTTAGGAGGCCTTGAGTGAGTCCCATTCTTCCCTCTGTCCAAGACCTAGGCAGTGGGGTGAGGCCCCAGGGTCAGGAGCAGGGCAGTCAGGGCCAGCCCCCAGATGGGTTgatggggaaggaggcagagctgggcttggCCTCAGGCCCTGAATATGCCAGCCCTCCCGAGGTCCTTCCCAGAGGCACTCTGACCACCCACTAATATCTGTTCTTCCTGTGTGTCATCTTAGGACCACTCTCTGTACTTCCCAAGGTGACAAATCTCTAGTCTCACAGGCagacaggagggcagggaggcagccAACAAGCCGGCAGGCGGGCAGGCAGCAGGTCAGTCACAGGCCGACAGACAGGGAGGAAACCAGCAGGTGGAATAGTGGCTGCAAGCCAGGCAGGCAGGTGACAGATATGAGAGATCACAGCCAGCATGACCGGAAAACAGGTGGCTGGGCAGAGCTACAGACAGGCTGGTGGGTGGGCAGAGGTAGGCAGAAAAGCAGATAGGCAGGTAGCCAGGAGGGTCTGCGGACTCAGAGGATGGTCTAAGTGGTCCAAAGGCTGCGGGCACCTCTCCCAGGGCCTCAGGGAGCAGCCCTCAGCTTCTTTGAACCCTCCAGGGCAAGGCTGCCACTTCTCCCACCTGGCCTGGATTGGCCACATGCATCCCCCTGGAGAAGGCAGCCTTCTAAGGGTACCCTCTGGGTGTGTCCCCCTCTCCAAGGGACTAGAAACCATCTCAACCCCAACACCTGCTCAACATGGCCACCTGACTTACTCGAAACATACAAGTCACATGCCAACCCAAACACAGACACACCTTTGTCTTAGGTAGTAATCCACATAGCACAGATGCCCAGAAACAGCTTAACACAAACATATCCAAAATCTTACAGCCCCCACTCAGAGAGGCATGAACGTGGACCCACAAGAGACACAGGTATGTGCCAAGCAAACCAAGGCACAACATGCTCAACACTTGGGGTCGGCCATACACGCATGGCCGCAGCGCATGCTGATATTCACATGGATGGCAGGCATTCAACATGTCAGTAAAACCCTTGGAAACCCATCCAAGTCACAGCCCGTGGTCAGATTCTGGCCTCACCTTCTCCTCGCAGCCCAGTTTAACACAGCTGATCATGGCCATGGCCGGGTCCGAGCTAGGTCTTCCTCCTGTCTTCCTCCCACCTCACTGGTCTCTCCTGGCTGAGGCCTTCTGCAGGAGACCCACAGTGGAGCAACCAgagctctcctctccctgccccctgggCAACCTCAGCTATAcaccccccccccggggggggggttTCAATCCATCTTGGGTGTTGAGGAATCTCAAACACACTTGCAGCCCAGACTCCGCAGGGCCCCGCCTGCCTGTCTGCCAGCTCCACCCAGATACCCTACTGACTCTCAAATCTCACCACCAAAACCCGCTCCTCAGCTGAGCTTTCCTCAGGTGCTCAGGGCCAATATCAGGCAGGTGTCCTGCATTCCTGCTTCCCTCACAACCTCATCAATCCAGAGAGTCCTGTTGATACTCCCTGCACAATCTGAGCCTGGCTCACCTCCTCCACTGGTCCTCCTGGGCCAAGCCCTCGACCACTGCTCACTGCTCTCCCTGTGGTGGCCTGTCCTACACTGAGCCCCCACAGGGACCTCTCCAGAGTGCATCATGGAACCCTGACACTCTCCTGATGGAAGCTCTCCAGGGGCTCCCAACACACTTGCAATAACATCCAAGCTCCTCTGCAGGCCCGCAGACCGCTTTGCAATCACCTGGtcaccttctctgtgccttgcCGCCCCTGGAAGAGAGGTGCCCTCAGACGCTCCTACCTCAGGGCCGTCGGCCTCATTCCCACCCCAGATCCTGGCCGGGCTGTCCCCTCTTCAGGATTCAGGTCTCCCCCCATGTCACCTGCGAGGGCTGCCCCCAGGTGTTCTTCATCACAGTCCCTATTCCATCGCCCTCTGAACACTTAGCAGCCCCCAAGATTATCTTCTTCACGTACTGTTTGTCTCTCCGCCTGtgtcagctccatgagggcaaagATTAGTGTCTGTTCTGTTTACTGCTGAACTGCATTACTAGGAAGTGCTAGGCTGACCAGTTAGCATTTGTTGACTAGCGGCTGAATGGATTTATCCACAGACATACTCACCCCCACAAAAATACTCAAGCAGATACATGAAAATAGACACACAAATATACAGATATGGGCAGAAAAACCTACATACCCGCTCACAAAACAGACTAAACAGTCACAGAGACACCAGGagttcccttcccctccccatggGAGTCAGTCCTAGTCCTTTCCACAGCCAGATTTGCCCTCTGCTTGAACTCAGTCTCAGGACTGGGAGTGGGGGTCTCCAGCCTGGACAGAGTTTGGGGGGGGTCACTGGCCCACGGGCCTCAGGCTGCTCCTCCAGCTATGTCTGCAatttcctctcccccttccttccctcctcctctctaaGGCTCCCGCCAAGAAGGCCTCCCCCTCACCCGAGCCCAGCACAGGAAGGGGGGCCCGAAAGGGGGGGCCTGGGAGTCTGGGCAGGAAGAAGACCCGGGCTGCATgcagatcacacacacacattgcagGCACAAGCCCTGAGCCCAGGTGGAAATGCACGCACATGCACTGGCAGGTTTAGCCAGGAGCCAAATACACCTCTGCCCCACGTCCTGGTACAGAAGAGCATAGGGGCCAGCAGAGGCCCTGGGCTGGGTTCTGCAAAGCTGGCCTGGGCCTGGCTTGAAGCCAGAGTCCAACATTCATTAACCCTGCGTGACCAGAGCTGGGCCAGCTGGACACACTCACCGTctgggccctgggaggaggggatgggagcTCTGTCCCTGGATTGTGGCTGAGGGTCTGGGAGAGGACTGACATCTAAGCTGGGGAAAAGGGCAGTCTCCCCTGGGTGAGGGGGCCTcttgggaggaagagaaaggttTAGAGGAGGGGTTtaagagcccagggttagagaaaagtgggttcaaatcctgaccgTTTGGGTAAGGATCTCTCTGTGACTCGGTGATTTATGTGTCAAGTGGGGATGACGCTACCCAAGCTACAGggttgttaggattaaatgaaaagatattgtCAAGGGTTTAGCCCATGGCCTGGTACCTAGGCAGAATTCCatcctcattattattattgttgttattagtGGCCTGGGGGCGGGTCCCTGCAGCCGGCCTCCCCAGCGGTTTCCTGTGGGGGAGCACACGGCCCCTTGGGCCTCGCCCCCGCTCCTCCAGTCGCCCTCCtatccccttcctctcccagcccttttcctccccgcctcccccaccccccaccccgccccgccgccccgccccgtcCCGTCCCGTCCCTCCTCTTTCCTCGGAGGAAACTTTCCGCCGGCTGGTCCATCGGCCCGTGTCCGGCCCGCGCTGCCGCGGCCTGGAAGCCGAGCCGGGCGGGCTGGCGGCCTGGACCAGACGGGGCGGGAGCGGCCAGGCCCCGGGTGTCTGCGGCCGCCCGACGCGCCAGGGCCGGGCAGCGGGGAAGCGGAGCGCCGACGGTAAGTGAGCCCGGGCCTCCGGGCCGGGGGTCCCCGCGGGGCGAgtgggatgggagagggaggcGGCTTCCCTGCTCGGAGCCCGCCCAGGTAGTGGGGAAGGCTCCcgcttctctctcctccatcccGCTTCCCGGACGGCGCAATAGGGCCTCGTTTGGGGACCCCACCAGGGGCGGAGCTTCCTGCGGCCCACTCCTCCGACCCTCAGGTTGTTGGGGCGTCTGCGCTCAAGGGAAGGATTCCCCAGCCAGGGCCCAGGACTGCAACGAAGTTAGGAAGCTGTTCTCTCCAGGGTGGAACCTGGCTGGGGCTGCCTTTCCAGGGAGCAGAGCCGTCCCGAGGAGGAAGCTAGGTCAGGATTGGCTCCCGACGTGGGGAAGGATCTGACCTTGCTGACCTCGCAGGCTGACAGGGGAGCTGTGCCCCCAGAGCAGCATGGATGCCCCCCGAAGGGACATGGAGTTGCTCAGCAACAGCCTGGCGGCCTACGCACACATCCGCGGTGAGGGCAGACACCGGGGCAtggacccctccctccctgcctcctcaggCCCCACTCCCCCTCttgcctcctctcctcctcacctcccGGCCATCATAACCCTGCTTTAGCCAGTCACCTACTCTCaataccccaccccacccccattctcactcCCCCCACTGCCCGATGGTGCTACCTAAGGTCCTTCAAATAGAAAGTACTGTCCTGGCCCTCCAAACTTAGAACTTGGAATCTTTTCAAGATGGGATGACTCCCACTCGCCAGGGCTCCTCCATGACTTCTGCCTTCTGACCCCCAGCTAACCCGGAGAGCTTTGGCCTCTACTTCGTGCTGGGCGTCTGTTTTGGCCTGCTGCTCACCCTGTGCCTACTAGTCATCAGCATCTCCTGCGCACCCCACCCACGGCCCCGGGGCCCCGCTCCGCGCCGGGACCCCCGAAGCAGCACCCTGGAGGCCGaggacgacgacgacgacgatgACGACGACGACGAGGACACCGTGACGCGCCTGGGGCCCGACGACACGCTGCCGGGCCCCGAGCTATCTGCGGAGCCCGATGGGCCCCTGAGCGTCAATGTCTTCACGTCAGCGGAGGAGCTGGAGCGGGCGCAGCGGCTGGAGGAGCGGGAACGGATCCTGCGGGAGATCTGGCGTACGGGACAGCCGGACCTGCTGGGCACTGGCACGCTGGGGCCCAGCCCCACGGGCACAGGCACCCTGGGCCGCATGCACTATTACTAATCGACCCTGCTCGCGCTGTAAGGCGCTCTGAGTACTGGACAGGCATAGGAGCTCCAAGCTGCCCCACGACCTTCGGACTGCCCCTGCCCACGGTGCtatggaggccccgcccccacgGCTCCCCGGTGCTATTGGGCCTGGATCTCTGCCCCCTGAGAGACACCCTTCCCCAGTCCAGCCAGAAGGCCCTGGGGGGAGGGCTGGACCCAGAATCCCCACCCCCTCTCTAGGGGATGATTAAGAGGTGAAGTGACCAATGAAAGCTGCATTCTCAGTGACTCAGTCTCTCTGTTACCCCTGCCCCTAAATGACCCCCAGGATCTTGCCATGCAGGGGGCCCCAGGGCTGAGGCCCCACTCGACTCCTTTACCAGGCTGACCACCTCCTTCTAGCCATCGACGCCTCAGCACAGGTGCTTGCGTTCAGTTCACACGTGGCAAAAACACACACTCCTTCACCCACACTCCACCACTTCATCACAGATTTACACAAATACCAGCATTCCTTACCGGCAAACGCCTGGGTACACGTCGCTCCTGTCGCTACAAATGCTCTGGGTTTATGCATCATTGCgatcacacacacgcacacacaccaggACACGGGACCCTGACCTTGACGCTAAGGAGCTATTAGCCCCAGTGTAACCATGTGTCTGAGTTGGGCTGTGGAGTTAGTGTTTGAGCGGAGGTGCGTTCCTGAGTCCTGAGCAGACAGTGGGGCCAATTGGGAGGGGTCAAGCGCTCGAGAGCCGGCCCGCCCGGCCCCTCCCCTGGCGCACACAGCTGGATTCCGGAATCCGGGCCTCTGACAGAACTCCGACCCCTCTTGGGCCCCTCCTGAGGGCCATTTCTCTAGCGCGGGGCTGGCGTCCGAAGGAGACACCCCCACTCCCCCTTTTCCCCCGCCATCCGGTGGATAAAAATAGCCGCGCGCGGGCCTTGGGAACGGTAATGGGAGCCACATGTTGGCCAGATGTGCCCGGGAGCAACTGCCAGGAATGCGGAGGGCCAGGAGCGCCAGCTCCGCCCGGGCCCcgcaggccccgccccggccccgcacAGACCAGGCCGGCGCGGCACGCGTACACGGCAGAGTTTACTTTCTTGCGTTTCCCAAAGTCCCCTTGTGCAAGGATGTGGGTGGCCGGAGCCAGACCTCGCTCCAGGTCCCGCTGTAGTCCCTCCCGGGCCCACCCTTAGTGCGTCTGCGTCTGCGTCTGCGTCTGCGTCTGCACGTGGATGGAGTCCCGGGTAAGGGACTCCTGAGTCCTCCGCTTCACCAGAACCTGATCGAGAGAGGGAGTCAGGGGAGGGTCCGGCGCTCACCCCCGCCCCGCCTGGGACCCacaccccacccacctccagcAACTGGCGTTTCTCCCTTTCGCTCTTCAGCTCCTCCCAGATGTCGGTCAGCTTCTTTCTGCAGACAGGAGATCGAGGGGAAGGGGTGAGCTGGGCAGGCCTAgagcccccacccctctccttccctccctgcccctccccacttacTCCAGCCGCACCCCCATCAGCTCCAGCGACCCCCTTAAAGCTTCCACCTCGTCCTTTAGCCTCTTTATGTCGTCTCTGTCACTTTCGCTgtctgtgggactttgcaggACCAAGGAGTGGAGTGTGGAGGTCACTAGGGGCCCTGGAGTCAGCATGATAGGATGTGAATTCTTCTGAGCAGGGGTTACCTCTTTGGGGGGTACTTCCTCTTCCGGGGGTACCTCTTCTTTGGGAGCCTTCTCCTCTTTGGGGGTAGTCTCATCCTTCACAGGTGCCTCCCCCAGGAGGATGGCAGCCTCTTCCTGGGGGTGGGCCTTCTCAAGGGCAGGCATGGACCCTGGCttggacttggactcacactggAGAGGGGAGCTGTCCCTTTTATCCAGGGGATGTTTCCCCACGCAGAGGGAGGGCGCCTCTGGCATGTGGAACTCCTCTTGGGACTGAGCCTCACTGGCCTCAAGAGACCTGGCGTTTGGCAGGGCTTCCTCTGAAGAGAAGTGATACAACTGAGTGTTGTCTCTGGTGGAGGCCCCTTCAGAGAGCACCTGCTCCTGGGTCAAGACCTTGCCTAGGGTGGAGGCCTCGTCCTCAAGAGGGGCCATCTTTGGATAAGGGGCTCCATCTTCAGGTGGGACTTCTGAGGCTGGGGCTTCGTGCACAGAGAAGACCCTGTCTGGGCTGGGGGTGTCGTCCTCCAGAGCTGGAGTTTCCTCTAGAGTAGTGACCTTATCTGGAGTCAAGGTTTCCTCTGGGCTGGGGGCCTTGTCCTGAGATGGGGTCTCCTCTGGGCCGGGGGCCTTGTCCTGAGACGGGGTCTCCTCTGGGCCGGGGGCCTTGTCCTGAGACGGGGTCTCTTCTGGGCCGGGGGCCTTGTCCAGAGATGGGGTCTCCTCTGGGCCGGGGGCCTTGTCCTGAGACGGGGTCTCTTCTGGGCCGGGGGCCTTGTTCAGAGACAGGGTCTTCTCTGGGCCAGGGGCCTTGTCCAGAGTCAGAGTTTTATTCACATGAGGGGCCTTTGTGAGGCTGCTCTGCTCTTCGCCCTGTGGGATGGGGGTGAGGTCTCAGCCAAGGGCTGGGTACCTTGACAGTTTGAATCTGGTCCCCCTTGGCCTGGGATCCTTCACCCTTGCACACTGTACCCCTGGGAACCAGTCTCTGCCCAGTATCCCCGCTCTCCCAAGTCTCGGGCCTCTCACCTGATTGGCTGCAGAGCGTTGCTGGGGAGCCTGGATTTTGGATCGCCTTCTGCCAGGGTGGCCTGGACCCCCACTGAGGAAGCTGCCACTGGAGCCTGTGAGAGCAGGCCCTCAGGGCCCAGGCCTACTCAGAACCCgaacctctctccatctctgtttccCAACACAACGACCCCAGACCTCACCCCACTGCAGGGAGGCAGCGAGACTTACTGGAGTTTCGGGACGGGCGCTTCTGACCATCTCCGCTGGGTGTCCAAGATGGCCTAGAATATGTCCCCATCAGACCCAAGGGTGGGGGCAGTGAGTAGCATTTCTTTTGtaccctcctcctttcccttcccccaccctgctccttaCTTGGCTTTGCTGGGCCCAGTGGGGGCTGTCACCAGCTTCTTGACAGTAGGGAGGGCTGTTTTCGGCATCATCTTTTTGAGTTCCTTAATAGGAGCTGGGACAGGAGAGGGGAACAGGgcatttattcactcacttaCGCATCCACCTAAAAGTCACTGGCCCTGTCCTGTGCTGTGCACAGGGGACTAGTGACAGGTGAATCATATTTGACTCTGCCTCCTGGGAGCTCCAGGGATGCCATGTGGGCACAGGGAACTGTGGGAGCACCCCAAAGAGCTGTCAGGGAAGGCTTTGTGGGGAGACAGCTCCAAATCCTACCAGTTTATTTTATCCATGGTTTTCTAAGACCTGTACTCAGCTTAGTTCCCACAGCTGCTTCAGATTCTCTTCCTTCCTGGACCACAGCAACAACCTTTCCCTGTCCAATCCATGCCCCTTCTTTGTCTTCTCCATCACATCTACTCCCTAAGAGATCTCACCCACCCAGTCTCATGGGTTTAATTGTCATCAGCAAGCCAACAACTCCCACATTTTCATCTCcagccccttcctcttccctgaAATCCAGACTCTTACCCTCTCAGTATTTCAAACACTTGGAGAGCTAATTGGCACCACACACTTAATATAGCCAGAACTAATCTCTTGCTTCCCAGTCTCCTTGCCCCTGGGATCTGCCTCTTTCCCAGCACTCCCCATCTCACCCGTTCACCCACTCAAAAAAGGGAAGACTCCTACTTGGCCCCTTTATTTCCTTATGCTGCACATCCAAACCATCAGGAAGTCCTGTCTGCTTACATCTGGAGTCCAGCCACTCgttcccacctcccccactgAGCACTTTAGATCGAGTCACACCATTTTCACCAGGACTACTGCAACAGCCTCCAGCCTGGGCTTGGGCCTCACCCACCCCTCCTGTGCTGTGCTCTCCCCACAGCAGCCAGAGCAAGCTCGTGTTCTACTGAGGAGGCATACATAAATGAGAGAAGTAAACTATGTTGTGTGTTAGTGATTTATTAGTTGTTGAGGAAGAATAAGCAGGGGAGTTTATAATTTCAAATGGGGGATGGGTCAGAGAAGGCcacactgagaaggtgacatcaGAGGGAGCCCCGGTCACACACACTGACATTCGTACCCATGGACACACAAACAGCCACTGTGGCGTATGCACACGTTGAAAttcactctctcacacacacattatcACACACAGATACAAACAAAATCCCCCTCTGGGAGTCACGGTGGGCGAGAGCACAGATCCTCTAGCCAGACAGCAGGCTTGGAACTCATGCTCCATTATTCCCCAGCTGTGTGAGAACTTGGTTGCTAACTTAACCTTTGTGCCCCCACgtcctcatccataaaacaaGGATAACAGCGGTGCAATAATCATATAGGGTTGTTGGGAGGGCTGAGCGACTTAGTCCATGTGAGGTGCTTAGGAAACTGCTGGGCACACAGTCaaagctcagtaaatgttaactttGACTCCTGCTTCTTGGAGTGTGGCAGATGAGCTGCTGCGGGGCCCTCCCACTAGAGAGCAATGACAGCCTGCTTAGGATACAACTTTGAGGCACTGCTGGACAtaaaagagggaggagagggccaCAAAAAAGGGAGGAGACTTCCCTTCTGGCCCCAGTTCTACTTTGTGGCTACTGGGCACTACTCCACAGTACTCACTGCTACTACTACTGCTCTGCGGCTTCGGAGCCTGGGGCCTGTGACAAGGAGCAGGTGTCCCAGGTGCTGCTTCCCTGGCTCACCATGGGCCCAAAGCTCGGTGCCAGGCAGCCGTGGGAGCCCTGCACCACTTTGTTCCGGAGGGCTGAAGTGGTCTCAGGTGGTTGGTGCCCTCTGGCTACTGGCGGAAGTAAAAGCAAGTCCTCTCTGGAAGAAGTCTTCCCTTACAGAGGCAGGCAAGACTCCTGCAGACTGAGATCACACACGTAGCTCATAAAACACACGAGAGGGCAGGCCACGGAGAGCCGGAGTCAGCAGACCCAGCACACAGCAGATACTGGAAGGATCAGGGAGCGAACACAGCACGGctgtgtttaaaatatttgaaggaataaaGAATGAGCATGCAACAAAGGGGCCATCAGGAATAAACAGGCAGATTTGCGGGGGTGCGGGGGTCGGGGGAGAAAACCATACTACTAGAGATGAAAGGTAGTATGTTTGAAATAAAATGCAATGTATAGGTTAAGCATAGCCAAAAAGCTAGTAAATCAGTAGCCAAAATTAGAAAACTAGAAGTAGAGTGAGACAAGGAGTGAAAAATTTGAAGGCAATGTTAAAAGGAATAGATAACAGAACCAGGGTCTGACTCTGGCTAAAAGAGGTGATAGGCAAGTTGCCTCCCCACACGGCAACTAGAAAGCTGGACAGAAATGATGCAACAACCATTTCAGTGCTCTGGAAATTGACCAAAGGCATAAAATAATCCAAGAAGTATTTACGCTTGGTGGTGGTCTTGCCTGTTCGcatccctctcccatcccctgcTGCCTTGGTCCATGTGGACATTTCACGGGTGGAACAGGTTGAGGATTGACAGCTTTACTGCCATGGTTGAGAAGAGCCCAATCAATATGGAGTGCAATTTGGATTTGGCATTGGTTTcatagatatgacaccaaaagcagaagcaaccaaagaaaaaatagataaatggggCCTCATCAAAATGttaaacttttgtgcttcaaggGACGCcatcaagaaactgaaaagacaacccaaagaatggggaaaaaaatacttgccaatcatttatctgataaagaacttttatctag carries:
- the SH3D21 gene encoding SH3 domain-containing protein 21 isoform X4, which encodes MEVLVLAGYRAQKDDELSLAPGDLVRQVCKGPAQGWLRGELRGHCGLFPECLVQEIPETLRGVGDAPRPRCARRRGRPAKSPGPQRWCKVNFSYCPEQADELKLQAGETVEVIKEIEDGWWLGKKNGQLGAFPSNFVELLDSGPPSLGNPHKPSVSLDPQRPPKLSSLTYDSPPDYLRTVSHPETYRVLFDYHPEAPDELALRRGDEVKVLRKTTEDKGWWEGESQGRRGVFPDNFVLPPPPIKKLAPRKVVSRESAPIKELKKMMPKTALPTVKKLVTAPTGPSKAKPSWTPSGDGQKRPSRNSRPALTGSSGSFLSGGPGHPGRRRSKIQAPQQRSAANQGEEQSSLTKAPHVNKTLTLDKAPGPEKTLSLNKAPGPEETPSQDKAPGPEETPSLDKAPGPEETPSQDKAPGPEETPSQDKAPGPEETPSQDKAPSPEETLTPDKVTTLEETPALEDDTPSPDRVFSVHEAPASEVPPEDGAPYPKMAPLEDEASTLGKVLTQEQVLSEGASTRDNTQLYHFSSEEALPNARSLEASEAQSQEEFHMPEAPSLCVGKHPLDKRDSSPLQCESKSKPGSMPALEKAHPQEEAAILLGEAPVKDETTPKEEKAPKEEVPPEEEVPPKEVTPAQKNSHPIMLTPGPLVTSTLHSLVLQSPTDSESDRDDIKRLKDEVEALRGSLELMGVRLEKKLTDIWEELKSEREKRQLLEVLVKRRTQESLTRDSIHVQTQTQTQTQTH